ATGTCCTCGCTGATGTCCGGCAGCAGGCGCACCGAGGAGGGCAGGCGGAGGGAACGCGAGTCGAAGCGCACGCCCGGCTCGGCCGGCACGCCCGCCACGGGGACACCCCGGGCATCCGGGAACAACCCCTCCGCGGCCACCACCACCAGCTCGGCTACCTCCGTGGGAGCGGGCCTGGGCCGAGGCGCTGGCGCGCCACCCCGGTACTCTTCGAGCACCAGGTGGGCGTTGGTGCCGCCGAAGCCGAAGCCGCTCGTGGCGGCGCGGCGGGGAAGCGCCCCGTTCTCCGGCCAGGGCTGCTCGCGGGTGCTCACCTCGAACTCCGCGCCGAGCGCACGCAGCTCGGCGCCGGGCTGGTCGAAGTTGGACTGCCGGGGGAAGAGCCGGTGTTCGAGCGCCTTGCACAGCTTGATGACCGATGCGGCGCCCGCGGCCCAGCCCACATGGCCAATCAGCGCCTTGACGCTGGCGAGCTGGATGCCGCTCCGCTTGCCGCTGAAGACGCGGGCAATCGACTTGAGCTCGGTGGCGTCCCCGGCGGGCGTAGCCGTGCCGTGCGCCTCGATGTACTGGATGGACGCGGGCTCGACGTGGGCCGCCGCGTAGCAGGCCTCCATCGCGGCCACCTGCCCATCCGAGCGGGGGACATTCGCCGAGCTGCTCCGCCCGTCACTGGAGAGTCCCGCGCCGCGAATGACGGCGTGGACCCGCAGCCCGGACGCGACGGCCTCCGTCAGACGCATCAGGCCGACCACGCCCGCGCCCTCGCCGAAGATGACGCCATCCGCCCGCTCGTCGAAGGGCCGGCTGCCGGTGGCGGAGAGCCCCTTGAACTGGGAGAAGAGGCAGCTGTTGCCGGGGCCGGGAGAGAAGACCCCGCCCGCCAGGACGAGGTCGGCCTCGCCCACCTCCAGTGCCTTCATGCCCAGTGCGATGGCGTAGAGCGAGGACGCGCAGGCGGCGTCGAGCAGCATCGTGGGCACGGCGCGGCCGACCACGTCGTTCACCACCGCCTGGAGGGTGGCGTGCGGGGCCAGGTCCGTGGACCCGGCCTCGACGCCGAGCGCCCTCCGCGTCGCGCGAGCGAGCAGGTCCACTTCCGCGCCACTCACGCCCTGGTCGCGGAGGAGGGCCTCTCCCGCCTCCAGGCACAGCGCGGCGTCGTATTCAGGGGAGCCATCCCCGGTGGAGCCGAGCAGGCACTGGATGCGCCCTGGCGCGCGCGTGGCGGTCGTCTCCAGTCCGCTCATGGCCTGCGAGAGGGCGATGGCCAGCAGCTTCTGCTCGCGGCCGTAGCGCTGGAACCGGGCCGGGTCGAGCCCGGCAGGGCAGACGAGGTCCGCGTCCCGCACCAGCCCGGTGAGCAGGGTATAGGTGCGGTCCGGTGTGCCCGTGGGGCCCGCGAAGTCCGTCACCAGCTCGGGGTGGAGCTGGCCCTGGTCGACGATGCCGCTGATGCCCTGCCGGATATGCTGCCAGTACGTCTCCGGGTCCTTCGCGCCGCCGGGAAGCATGCACCCGAGGGACACCACCGCAATCGCGGTGTCCGCGTCGCGGCTGGAGTCCGCCGTCCGCGCTTCGGCCACGCGAGCGGAGTCCGGCTCGGCCGGCAGCGCGCCGCCGATGGCGGTCACCTCGACGGAAGTGTCCGAGGGGAGGATGCGCTGGACGATGCGCGCCAGCCGTCCATCCGTCCCGCAGTCCACGAAGCGCGTGCAGCCCGCGCGCGCCAGCGTCTCCACCGTGCCCAGGAAGTCGAAGGGCCGCACCAGGTGCGTGGCGAGCGCATCCGCCAGCTCGTCGTGCCCCCCGGTATAGGTGCGCCGCTCGATGGGCGAGTAGATGAGCCCCTGCGGCGGACGCATGGGCACCCCGGCGAGCGCGGCGCGGAACGCATCCGCGGCCGGCGCCAGGTCCCGGTGGTGGAACGCGTAGCGACTGGGAACGAAGGTGAAGCCCTGTCCCCGTCCCTGCAGGAGCGCGCGAAGCTGCTCCAGCGCCGCGCGAGGCCCCGCGACCACCGTCTGCCGCGAGTGGTTGCGGCCGGCAATCTCCAGGCTCGTCCCGCCGAGGTCCGCGATGGCCTGGGCGGTTTCGGCCTCACCGAGGGCCACGGCCGCGAGCGTCCCCGCCTCATCCTCCACCGTCGTCTGGAGCGCCCGGATGCGCTGGCAGACCACCTCGGCCCCCGTGCGCAGGTCCATCGCTCCCGCCGCGGTCATCGCGGCAATCTCCCCGAAGCTGTGCCCCACGAAGACGTCCGGGCGCACGCCTTGCCGCCCCAGCCACCGGGCTCCGAGCACACCGGACAGGAAGATGCCGAGCTGGTCGAGCTGCGGCGCCTGCTCCAGCGCGCGTCTGACAGCCTCGGCGTCCGGGGCCGCGAGCAACGGAGTCACGTCGAGCCCGATGCTCGCGCATGCCTCCGTGACGGCCGCGAACTCCGCCCGGGCCTCCGGCAGCAGCGCCTTCAGCTGGACGAAGAGCTCCGGCTCGAACGTGCCCTGCCCGGCGAAGAGGAAGGCCGTGGAGCCGGGCGACAGCCGGGGCTCGCGTGCGGGCTCCGGAGGACCGGAGGACGCCGAGGGACGCACCGGCGCTGAATCCACCATCCGGGACGTCCCGAGGGCGGCGGGGTCCGCCAGGAGTGACTTCGCCAGCTCCCGGATGGACTCCGGGAACAGCTCCTGGACCGCGGAGCCTCCGCGCAGCGCGCGGTCCTTGAAGCTCTGCGAGGCCGCCGGCTCGTCGATGTTCGTCATCGCCGCGTAGCAGCGCCGGAAGGACTCGGGGAAGGCGCGCAGGGCGCTCGCCCTGTCGGCGCACAGGACGGTCTGATACCCGCAGGCCACCGGCGTGCCATCGCCCTTGAGGGTCCGGAAGCAGAAGCGCAGGGAGACCTCGCCCCAGTCCTCGATGGACGTCAGCACCACGAGCCTGTCGCCCAGGTTCGCCGGGGCCAGGTTGCGCGAGTAGCCCTCGTAGGTGAGCAGCAGCACCTGCTCGAAGTCGCGCCGCAGCTCCGGCACCTCGAAGAAATGCGGGCTGAAGAGCAGGTGCTCGCGGCCGGCGCACTGGAACTTGAAGTTGGTGAGGAAGTGATGGCTCCCGTAGGCCATCGTGTCATCGAAGTGGATGTCGTACGGGACAGCGAAGAAGGCCATGGCAGGTAGCTCCAGGAAGAGGCTCAGGACTCGAGGGCGAGGAGCGCTCGCACGTCATGGCCGTTGCGGTGGTGGTGGGCCGGGCTGCGCGGGCGCTGCTCGACTGGCAACAGCCCGTCCACGGTTCCAGAGAGTCCGGCGTCGACGACCCAGATGGCGCCATTCACCCGCCGGGTCTTCTGTCCCAGCAGCAGCTCCGTCACGTCGGCGACGTCATCGGCGGTGCACAGCTGGCCACCGGGTGTGGCCGCCTCCCAGCGGGCGATGCGCTCGGCCGCGTCGGGGAACATCCCGAGCAGCTCTCCATGCACCGGGCCGGCGGACACGCAGTTGGTGCGGATGCCGTCGGGAGCCAGCTCGGCGGCCAGGTAGCGCGTGAGGGACTCGACGCCTGCCTTCACCACGCCCTGGCAGCCCAGGTCGTGCATGTACCGCTGGGACATGGAGGTGGACATGGTGACGATGCGGCCGCCGCCGCGAGCGGCCATCAGCGGACGCGCGCGCATGGCGCACTCGTAGGTGCCGGTGATGCAGGTGCGGAACGCCTTGTCCCAGTCGCGAGGGGAAATCTCGTCGAAGGGCCCGATGAGGCCGTTGGACGCGTTGCACACCAGGAAGTCGAGTCCCCCGAGCTGCGTGGAGATGGTGGAGAACATCCGCTCCAGGTGCTCTTCCTGGGCGACGGAGCCCCACACGTGCAGCGCCTTTCCTCCGGCGGCGACGATTTCGCGAGCCGTCTTCTCGCCTTCATCCCGGGAGTGGAAGGAGTTCACGACGACCGTGGCTCCGGCGCTCGCGAGCCGGGTGGCGATGACCTTGCCGATGCCCTTCCCGGAGCCGGTGACGAGGGCAACCTTCCCCGCGAAGGGCAGGGCGGGCCGTGGGGAGACGGGGGAGGGGAATACGGGCGTGCTCACCTCGCGCGAGGGGGCCTTCGGCGCAGGCGGCGGGGGCAGCTGCGCGCGGGCCGCGTCGCAGAAGGCGGCGATGGTGCGCAGTCGCTGGGACGGCTTCGGACCCTTCTCCAGCCCGAGCTCCTTGACGAGCACGGCCAGCACCTCGGCCTGCTTCACGGAGTCGATGCCGAGGTCATCCTCCAGGTCGGCGTCCAGGGTGAGGAGCTCCTCTGGGTAGCGCGTCACCCGCGCGAACACGGCGCGCACCCGGCCCTCCAGGTCCGACACGGCGCTCGCGGACGGTGGCGGCACGGGAGCGGGGGCTGCGCTCGGTGCCACGGAGGCCGGCGGAGAGAGCGGAGCCGGCGCCTTCGGTGCGGGCGAGCCCGCCAGCAACTGCGTCACCACCTCCGCGATGGCGCCGAGCGTCCGGGACTTCGCGCCCCGGGGCAGCCGCTCGGCCGGGAGGTTGAACTCACGTCCGACGACGGCGACGATTTCCGCGAGCTTGACCGAGTCGATGCCGAGCTCGTCCTCGAGCTGGGCGTCCGCCGTGAGGATGTCCAGGGGATACCGTGTAACTGTAGCAGCGCAGTGTCTGACCCTCTCCAGGACGTTTGAAGTGGCCGCGGCAACCGGAAGTGACGTAGATGTAGACATCCCGAACCCTCGTTGTTTTTAACTACCCAGGTTGCGAATCTGCACCATTGGTCTGACATGCCTTCAGCGAAGGGAAGGGTGGTCGCCCCGGAACTTCCTCAGGACCCTGTGCGGTGGGGTACGGAGGAGTCCGTCAGGGCTGGTTCGCGAGACAGGCGGGGTTGCCTCACGGAAGGGCGGCCGCGCACGGCGGAGCCGGACAGGCCCGCGGAGTGGGAGACCTTCCACGCAGGGTGAGCCACGGCGGAATGAGCGTTCCTTCCACTTTCACCCGCCCAGGAGGGCCCCTCCACCTGGGCAAGCGGTGGCGGAATGAGCGTTCCTTCCGCTTCCACCCGGCCGACAGGCAGGGGGCAAGGTGCTCACCGAGACGGGCGAGGGGCCAGGTGTGGGGCCTCGCGGTGCATTCCGGAGTCACGTGCACCCCTGCGGTCGGCGGCACGTCTTCCCGCACGCAAGGTCCTCTCCGTCACGAGGTCCGCTCGCGACAGCGCGCACGCCGACGGCAGCCGCCACGCAGGCCTGCGTCGTGCCGGTCATCCCAGGACTGGCGGGACTCCTCCTCGTCCTGAATCAGTCGACTTCGACGCCGTGGCGCTGGTGCCACTCGGCGATGGACTCCTTGGGGTAGCGCTTGAACTTCTTGTCCTTCTTCGCGGCCTGGACGAGGACCCAGTCCGGCTTGAACTCGAGCATGATGTGCACCTGCTCGGGAGGCACGGGCAGCGGCGTGTCGATGGCGGACGCGAACGGGTGGATGAGGTCCGGCCAGGTCGGGTCATAGAGCCACAGCGCCGAGCCGCACCGGCCGCAGAAGTTCCGCTGTCCCGTGCTCTTGCGCGGCCGCGCGTCCTCGGGGTTCTGGACACGCGCGCGGTACACCTTGAGGTGCTGCTTGCCGCGCACCTTGAG
Above is a genomic segment from Pyxidicoccus trucidator containing:
- a CDS encoding GFA family protein, coding for MKLEGSCHCRGVRFSVETQHPQPFMRCYCSICRKTQGGGGYAINLSGDARSLKVRGKQHLKVYRARVQNPEDARPRKSTGQRNFCGRCGSALWLYDPTWPDLIHPFASAIDTPLPVPPEQVHIMLEFKPDWVLVQAAKKDKKFKRYPKESIAEWHQRHGVEVD
- a CDS encoding SDR family oxidoreductase, whose product is MSTSTSLPVAAATSNVLERVRHCAATVTRYPLDILTADAQLEDELGIDSVKLAEIVAVVGREFNLPAERLPRGAKSRTLGAIAEVVTQLLAGSPAPKAPAPLSPPASVAPSAAPAPVPPPSASAVSDLEGRVRAVFARVTRYPEELLTLDADLEDDLGIDSVKQAEVLAVLVKELGLEKGPKPSQRLRTIAAFCDAARAQLPPPPAPKAPSREVSTPVFPSPVSPRPALPFAGKVALVTGSGKGIGKVIATRLASAGATVVVNSFHSRDEGEKTAREIVAAGGKALHVWGSVAQEEHLERMFSTISTQLGGLDFLVCNASNGLIGPFDEISPRDWDKAFRTCITGTYECAMRARPLMAARGGGRIVTMSTSMSQRYMHDLGCQGVVKAGVESLTRYLAAELAPDGIRTNCVSAGPVHGELLGMFPDAAERIARWEAATPGGQLCTADDVADVTELLLGQKTRRVNGAIWVVDAGLSGTVDGLLPVEQRPRSPAHHHRNGHDVRALLALES